From the genome of Vibrio navarrensis, one region includes:
- a CDS encoding TAXI family TRAP transporter solute-binding subunit, with the protein MKLNKLMKSLALATLSLTAASNLHAAEQRSYILATASTGGTYYPVGVALATLSKVKLEPKYKFSLSAISSAGSGENIKLLNEKEAQFAILQGLYGAWASSGDGPYAQSGPQTQLRSVSMLWQNVEHFIVRTDLAPSGTVADLNQMKDKKFSIGTKNSGTENSGRQIMAGLGVNPDEFNLAYMGYGASASAMQNGTIDGMNTPAGVPVGAVTQAFAAMGNDITLLSFTDEQIKQANGKYQLWTKYVIPANTYPGVNKAITTIAQPNFLAVREDVSEEDVYQLTKAIYENLPFLQGIHKATKDMELQKAIDGLPLPLHPGAARYYKEVGISVPQGLMAN; encoded by the coding sequence ATGAAACTCAATAAACTGATGAAATCTCTTGCGCTGGCAACCCTGTCTCTTACTGCCGCCTCCAATCTGCATGCCGCCGAACAACGCAGTTATATCTTGGCCACCGCATCTACTGGCGGCACTTACTACCCTGTGGGGGTGGCGCTGGCGACGCTGAGCAAAGTAAAGCTGGAGCCAAAATATAAATTTTCCCTCTCGGCGATAAGCTCGGCGGGATCGGGCGAAAACATCAAGCTGTTAAATGAAAAAGAGGCGCAATTTGCGATTTTGCAAGGGCTTTACGGCGCTTGGGCTTCCAGTGGTGATGGCCCATATGCGCAAAGCGGCCCGCAGACTCAACTGCGCTCTGTCTCTATGCTGTGGCAAAACGTTGAGCACTTTATCGTCCGCACCGATCTTGCTCCCTCCGGTACGGTGGCGGATCTTAATCAGATGAAGGACAAGAAATTCTCCATCGGCACCAAAAACTCCGGTACAGAGAACTCGGGTCGGCAAATCATGGCTGGGCTGGGGGTCAATCCGGATGAGTTTAACCTCGCCTACATGGGCTATGGAGCCAGTGCCAGCGCGATGCAAAACGGCACCATTGACGGCATGAACACGCCAGCAGGCGTTCCTGTTGGTGCGGTGACTCAGGCGTTTGCGGCCATGGGCAATGACATCACGCTACTGTCGTTTACCGATGAACAGATCAAACAAGCCAACGGTAAGTATCAACTGTGGACCAAGTACGTCATCCCGGCTAACACCTATCCCGGTGTGAATAAAGCCATTACTACCATCGCGCAGCCGAACTTTCTTGCGGTGCGTGAAGATGTCTCTGAAGAAGATGTCTATCAACTGACCAAAGCGATTTACGAAAACCTGCCATTCCTGCAAGGCATTCATAAAGCAACCAAAGACATGGAGCTGCAAAAAGCCATCGATGGTTTGCCTTTGCCACTGCACCCAGGGGCGGCGCGCTATTACAAAGAAGTTGGTATCTCAGTCCCGCAAGGATTGATGGCGAACTGA